In Nocardioides sp. InS609-2, a single genomic region encodes these proteins:
- the rsrA gene encoding mycothiol system anti-sigma-R factor, which produces MSREHDCADYLEQIVYFLDNELDTADCAAVRVHLDECGPCLEKYDLQRTVKTIVARSCSERAPDGLMDRVRVQIREVQIQITEQR; this is translated from the coding sequence ATGAGCCGCGAGCATGACTGCGCCGACTACCTCGAGCAGATCGTCTACTTCCTCGACAACGAGCTCGACACGGCAGACTGCGCCGCCGTACGCGTCCATCTCGACGAGTGCGGACCCTGCCTGGAGAAGTACGACCTGCAGCGCACGGTGAAGACGATCGTGGCGCGTTCGTGCTCCGAGCGGGCGCCCGACGGGTTGATGGACCGGGTGCGCGTGCAGATCCGCGAAGTGCAGATCCAGATCACCGAACAGCGCTGA
- a CDS encoding thioesterase, whose amino-acid sequence MTIEATLTFTVTDDDTAIVVGSGTLPVLGTPRLLAWCEAATCAALEPTLAAGATSMGTRVALEHLAASPVGAEVEVTAAASYVDGRLHRFTVSARHVGDAKLVGTGEITRIVVDAERFLSRL is encoded by the coding sequence ATGACCATCGAAGCGACCCTGACGTTCACCGTCACCGACGACGACACCGCCATCGTCGTGGGCAGCGGCACCCTGCCGGTGCTCGGCACCCCGCGCCTGCTGGCGTGGTGCGAGGCGGCGACCTGTGCTGCCCTCGAACCGACGCTGGCCGCGGGCGCGACGAGCATGGGCACGAGGGTGGCTCTCGAGCACCTGGCGGCCTCGCCCGTCGGCGCCGAGGTGGAGGTGACCGCTGCCGCGTCGTACGTCGATGGCCGGCTGCACCGCTTCACGGTCTCGGCCAGGCACGTCGGCGATGCCAAGCTGGTCGGGACCGGGGAGATCACCCGGATCGTGGTCGACGCCGAGCGGTTCCTCTCGCGCCTCTGA
- a CDS encoding GNAT family N-acetyltransferase, with protein MRIRLAEDADLKVIADVTVAAYSDFTLGPDDPYISHLRDTAARASQAELWVAEDADGTIVGTVTRCPPGSPWREISEPGEGEFRMLAVAPEVRGRGVGETLARHVLALCAGAGEDVVVMSSLNEMSAAHRIYERLGFRRLPERDWSPQEGVDLITFIRDGRSA; from the coding sequence GTGCGCATCCGGCTGGCCGAGGACGCCGACCTGAAGGTGATCGCCGACGTCACCGTGGCGGCGTACTCCGACTTCACACTGGGTCCGGACGACCCCTACATATCGCACCTCCGCGACACCGCCGCACGGGCCAGTCAGGCGGAGCTCTGGGTGGCCGAGGACGCCGACGGCACGATCGTCGGCACCGTCACCCGCTGCCCACCCGGCTCGCCATGGCGGGAGATCTCGGAGCCCGGCGAGGGCGAGTTCAGGATGCTGGCGGTCGCGCCCGAGGTTCGGGGTCGCGGAGTCGGCGAGACACTGGCCCGGCACGTCCTGGCGCTTTGCGCCGGGGCCGGCGAGGACGTCGTGGTGATGTCGAGCCTGAACGAGATGTCGGCCGCGCACCGGATCTACGAACGACTCGGCTTCCGACGGCTGCCCGAGCGCGACTGGTCTCCCCAGGAAGGCGTCGACCTGATCACGTTCATCCGCGACGGGCGGTCGGCATGA
- a CDS encoding acetolactate synthase gives MDDAPDQKTEADPGTDSSGEISGHSGELAVAVARAHGVETMFTLSGAHVFPMYDGAVKADPPMRLLDVRHEQTAAFAAEATGKLTRRPGLAVLTAGPGVTNGLSAIAQAQFAGSPMVVVGGRAPANRWGSGSLQELDQPPIIAPVAKMARTLHTAGEVLGGMDEAFTLAGSSHRGPVFVDVPMGEFFNSASGPAPIGGTTPGEAPDTDLVGEIAELMAGAQRPVLILGTDVWADGAEEAALRLVEHAGIPSITNGMGRGVVPGGHPLLVTKARGQALGTSDLVVVVGTPLDFRLGYGVFGGKDGAPAAQVVHIADSPGQISGHADLAASVSGDLTRILDGLTQALDQVVRRPDWSAWVTDLQAAVKAGVERDAALLGAEADPIHPARIYGELVPRLADDAVVIGDGGDFVSFAGKFVEPKRPGGWLDPGPYGCLGAGLGSAIAARIARPSAQVALLLGDGAAGFSLMDVDTLVRHNLPVVMVMGNNSAWGLEKGPMQMLYGYDVVADLAPRTAYDSVVKALGGAGETVTDPKQIGPALDRAFASAVPYLVNVITDVNAAYPRTTFGI, from the coding sequence ATGGACGACGCACCGGACCAGAAGACCGAGGCCGATCCCGGCACCGACAGCTCCGGGGAGATCTCCGGCCACAGCGGAGAGCTCGCCGTGGCCGTGGCCAGGGCACACGGTGTCGAGACGATGTTCACCCTGTCGGGCGCGCACGTGTTCCCGATGTACGACGGCGCGGTCAAGGCCGATCCGCCGATGCGGCTCCTCGACGTACGCCATGAGCAGACCGCCGCATTCGCTGCCGAGGCCACCGGCAAGCTGACCCGGCGTCCGGGTCTCGCGGTGCTCACCGCCGGCCCGGGTGTCACCAACGGACTGAGCGCGATCGCGCAGGCGCAGTTCGCCGGCTCGCCGATGGTCGTCGTCGGCGGCCGTGCCCCGGCCAACCGCTGGGGCAGCGGCAGCCTGCAGGAGCTCGACCAGCCGCCCATCATCGCGCCGGTCGCCAAGATGGCACGGACTCTCCACACCGCGGGCGAGGTGCTCGGCGGCATGGACGAGGCGTTCACCCTCGCCGGCAGCTCGCACCGCGGCCCGGTCTTCGTCGACGTCCCGATGGGCGAGTTCTTCAACTCCGCCAGTGGGCCGGCCCCGATCGGTGGCACCACACCCGGCGAGGCCCCCGACACCGACCTGGTCGGGGAGATCGCCGAGCTGATGGCCGGCGCCCAGCGCCCGGTGCTGATCCTCGGCACCGACGTGTGGGCCGACGGCGCCGAGGAGGCCGCGCTGCGCCTGGTCGAGCACGCCGGCATCCCGTCGATCACCAACGGCATGGGTCGCGGCGTCGTACCCGGTGGACACCCGCTGCTCGTCACGAAGGCCCGCGGGCAGGCCCTCGGCACCAGCGACCTGGTCGTCGTGGTCGGCACGCCGCTCGACTTCCGGCTCGGCTACGGCGTCTTCGGCGGCAAGGACGGCGCCCCGGCTGCGCAGGTCGTGCACATCGCCGACTCCCCCGGCCAGATCTCCGGCCATGCCGACCTTGCTGCGTCGGTCTCGGGTGACCTGACCCGCATCCTCGACGGACTGACGCAGGCCCTCGACCAGGTCGTACGACGGCCCGACTGGTCGGCGTGGGTTACCGACCTCCAGGCGGCTGTGAAGGCCGGCGTCGAGCGCGACGCCGCCCTGTTGGGTGCGGAGGCCGACCCGATCCACCCGGCCCGCATCTACGGCGAGCTCGTGCCGCGGCTGGCCGACGACGCCGTGGTCATCGGCGACGGTGGCGACTTCGTGAGCTTCGCCGGCAAGTTCGTCGAGCCCAAGCGGCCCGGCGGCTGGCTCGACCCCGGCCCCTACGGCTGCCTCGGCGCGGGCCTGGGCTCGGCCATCGCAGCACGCATCGCCCGGCCGTCGGCGCAGGTGGCGCTGCTGCTCGGCGACGGCGCGGCCGGCTTCTCGCTGATGGACGTCGACACCCTGGTGCGGCACAACCTGCCGGTGGTCATGGTGATGGGCAACAACTCCGCGTGGGGCCTCGAGAAGGGCCCGATGCAGATGCTCTACGGCTACGACGTGGTCGCGGACCTGGCTCCGCGCACGGCGTACGACAGTGTGGTCAAGGCCCTCGGTGGCGCCGGCGAGACGGTCACCGACCCGAAGCAGATCGGCCCCGCACTCGACCGGGCGTTCGCGTCGGCGGTGCCATACCTCGTCAACGTGATCACCGACGTGAACGCGGCGTACCCGCGCACCACCTTCGGGATCTGA
- a CDS encoding DUF2785 domain-containing protein, which produces MLAEVVERDNTARLVPAGKVLEWADRIVTWYLREQDLRGYVPGSGWAHAGAHGADAIGVLAKSPHVAMNELTVLLDVLADRLISAETAMLGGEPDRMASVVMTVLRRDLVPLKVIEPWIARIAGTGSAFGSTGDRDPFLDTANPQAFLRALYLQVALAADPPPVRADLLLVLVEALRMTNPFTLAKPRG; this is translated from the coding sequence GTGCTGGCGGAGGTCGTCGAGCGCGACAACACCGCTCGGCTGGTGCCGGCCGGCAAGGTGCTCGAGTGGGCCGACCGCATCGTCACGTGGTATCTCCGCGAGCAGGACCTGCGGGGCTACGTGCCCGGCAGCGGCTGGGCCCATGCGGGGGCGCACGGCGCCGACGCGATCGGCGTACTCGCGAAGTCGCCGCACGTCGCGATGAACGAGCTCACCGTGCTCCTCGACGTACTCGCAGACCGGCTCATCTCGGCCGAGACGGCGATGCTCGGCGGCGAGCCCGACCGGATGGCCTCGGTCGTGATGACGGTGCTGCGCCGTGACCTGGTGCCGCTGAAGGTGATCGAGCCGTGGATCGCCCGGATCGCGGGCACCGGCAGTGCGTTCGGGAGCACCGGGGACCGCGATCCGTTCCTCGACACGGCCAACCCCCAGGCGTTCCTGCGGGCGCTCTACCTGCAGGTCGCACTCGCCGCCGACCCGCCGCCGGTGCGCGCCGATCTGTTGCTCGTGCTCGTCGAGGCATTGCGGATGACCAATCCGTTCACGCTGGCCAAACCTCGCGGTTAG